Within Legionella birminghamensis, the genomic segment TATGGCGGTATTTCAAGTCAGGAAAGCGATAAAAATAAGATGACCGTGTCCCAGGTCGCCTGGCTTGGGGTGATGAAAGCGTTTCCTTGTCAGGGCACGCCTCAAACTGGCAGCGCTGTCCCATCTTCGGGTAAAACGGCAAGGATGGAACATATGAGTACTGTTTTGGGAATGCCTTCCTAAGCTGGCATGGCGTGGTTCGCTGGGCTTGACAGCCCAGCATTGCCTCAGGCACTGAACTCTTCAAACGCTTCCAATGCTTCTGCCGCATACATTAAGGAGGGTCCGCCGCCCATATAGACCGCCATTGCCAGAGTCTCCATTAACTCCTCACGTGTCGCCTGTAATTTCACCAGTGTTTGTGAATGGAAACCAATACAGCCTGGGCAATGATTGGCAACGGCTAGTGCCATAGCAATCAGCTCTTTGGTTTTTTTGTCTAATGCACCGTCTTTTGTTGCAGCTTGCGCTAAAGAGGAAAACCCGGCCATTACTTCAGGCATTTCCTTTCGCATTTTAGCAAGTTGAGTGCTGATTCCCTTTGTCACTTCATTGAATTTTGACACAAGACTCTCCTTATTTTTATTATCTCCTGATTTATACCATGGGCAACCACCGGGAACAATCCACTTAACAAGACGGTGAGAAAGAAGGTGTTTTTGAATTTAACTGACTGTATCCCTGCTTGTAAGCTAGCGAGTAGTTTGTGTTCAAAAAATTTACATGAGAGTTTAATAAGTCCCCCAATCTGCCATTTGAAGCAAACAATGCATGACGAACCACTTTTTCATTGGCTTTTTGCGCGGATACCAGAAGCTTGGTCATTGCCACTGCCCGCGTATTGTCGGTGAATTCTTGTTTATTCAGCCTTGTCAAACGACCCAATAAAGTTTCGGCTATTTCTAATTTTTCATTCATTAGCTTGGAGTGGAACATATATCTGGGGCTAAAAAATCGGAGCCTGTCAATACTGTAATCGCTCAAACTTTCTTTCATACCATTTACATAGATTCTTAAAGCCTCCTCCAATTCCTGTGCAGCGGTCAATAATTTGGATTTAGCCTCCCCTGTCTCTTTAACGCGATGAGGATTTAAAAGAAAGGAGTTTAACTCCTGCATATCCGATGGCGTTTGCATACGCGCAGCTAATCGATGCGATAAAGTAAAAAACTTTTTCAACTCGGGATTTGTGTACGCTTTAGGCGGCTCCGTTGACTTCAATTTTTCTTTTAAGCCCTTAAAATCATTTTCTGCTGCCCGCTCATGGATATCAGCAAGAATACGGGCTGCAACCGGTCGTTCATCCTCAGGTAAACTCTTTTTTAATTCCATCATCCGTAAAATAATACAGCGATGCACCTCTCTGCTCAAAAATGGTTCGTTCGCTTCAGGATGGCTCAATTTTGTTAACCAGGAGCTGGTCAGGCGGTTTTCACTTAATAAACTATTGAGCACAATCTCCCAGTTCGCACTGCTTTGCTGTGTTGTACAGCTTTCATAAGCTGACATTAACGGCAGTAATCGCTGAGGCTCTTCCTTAATCAGCGGATGTGACAGCAGTGCGACAAAATCCTCGAGAATGAATCGATTAAAGAATGAGAGGCGCTGGCGGAAACTGGCAGCAAGCTTAATGCCCTTTTGCAAAGCGCTTGCTTCTTTCATCAGCTGCCTTTTAAGTGAGCTGTTATGACTAAAGGATTTAGACTGTATTGCTGCCAGCTTGGTTTTAAAGCTTTTATCAAGCAGAACAAGTGCCGCCGAAAGTCTGGCTCTTGGAATCTCGGATTTTGCCAATTCCGGCGAAGTCTTTTTAGTGCGAAGGCCCTTCTGGGATAAAGCGGTTACTAAGCGGTCGACATTGCAATCTTCCCAGCTGATCCCGGATGTAAGTTCCTTCTCTTTGATTTCGTCCGCATGTGCATCCGTATGATGAATGAGAATAGCTTGCTCAGGATTATGAGGCATGGCCATAGCCTCCATCACACTAACTCCGCCACCTCGCTGGATAATGATATTGCTTCTGGTTAACAAGGGCGTTAACGTAGTATCCGTCTGATTGCTAGAAACCCGGACAATGCGATTTGGGAGTTGTGGATATCGAGATTCTATTTCCTGAATTTCCTTTTCAAAAAGATGCCCACCCAGAACAAAAATTTTCTGATAGCCGTTTTTTAGAAGTGTCTCAATGTACTTAACCGTATCATTACTTGCCTGGCTTCCAAGCAGAATGGTAGCTATCTGCTCGTCGGCGGTGATGCGGTAATCCTGTTTTTCATTATCGGAATCAAGCAGATAGAACTTGCAGGATTTATGAAAGAATTTGCTGTAATCAAGATCCGGATCGGTAAATCCGGGACGGACCATTGGATTATCTTTCGGTGGAATATCATAAATGCCGCCAAAATCTTCCCCTTTTGGGAAAAAAGTACGAATTACATCCTCCGACATCCCTAAGCCGTACAGATGCATCTGTTGTTGCTGTTTTTTACTTAAACGAGACAGGGGATTAAAAAAATGAACAGCCCCATGAGTAGGCAAATCGGTAAAATATTGATGGATTACAAGAGGGGTGAACGCAGGATGTTGAACTCTACTCCATTGATTATATTCTATAACAGCATCGCAAAGAGCCGGCAATCCCATTGCCTGGGTACTGATAATTTCAGTATAGGGCTTTCCTTCCTGCGCGGCCTTTTTGAAATCATCCAGCAAACGTTGTTTGACTAAACTGTAATTATTATCATCATTGTTTTTTTGTAATGCAATCAGCTTTTTGAGCTCGCCAACTGCATCCTGTCGCTGCAATATGTTCCAGATCCCCGCACTTTCGTATCCTGCATCATAATAATCGAGCAGCATATCGCGGTAGCAGCGCTTGCTAAGCTTTAACTTTTTCTCATTTGCATTGAGCTTGCTTGTTTCTACAATTAGGCTTTCGCGAGAAGGGATAATAGGCAAAGGCGTCAATGCGCTAACCTTTTTAACCAGAGGGGAAATCCGATACTCCCACAACCAGCCCTGGCCTTTGAGAATTAAATCACGCGAAGGACTGCTGCCTTTTTCCTCCAGTAATACCGGCTCATGTAAAGGGAGGTCAATTTCATCTCTATGGTATTTATTATTTAAATAATCATAAATCCCCTTTATTGCCGAAATGTGCCCGCCGCCGCCACTGCAACCCATTAGAAATGGGCGTCGGACACCTTTACATTCAAGGCCGTTATAACTAGCCTCTTTAATGCGCATGCAATACTCCTGTTATCTTGAACAAGGGATTCTATGGACAAAAGTTGGTAACGTGTGTTCTCAGTCTAAACGCAAAGTATTATCTTAGTATTAACTGATTAACATTTTTTAATTTATTTGTAAATGAACAAATTGAACGTACGCGACATAACTTGACTAATCAACAGACAGCATGATCATAACTCTATAAGTTTAATAGGAAATTCATGGCCAGCACATTACTTTGGAAATTAGAATTATTAACTCGTCTTATATACTGATTTAAATGACCTATTTCCGTGGTTAATGTAGATGTCATTTTATAGTTAAGCCCCAAAAAGAAACGATTCTGATCAAAACCATGGTTATTTAAGCCGTTGAAATTATTCAAATGCCAAAAAATTTCTTCTGTGCTGGCCAGGTTAAGTTTTGCAGTTTGAACCAGAGGCACTACAATCTTGAAATATTGACGGTATCGATAGGCCGTATTTTCACTGGTCTCCAGGTAGCGCTCTTCCAGACGGGAACGTACTGTAAAACCGAGCTCCTGGATTTTTTTTGTCCAAAGAACCTGCTGCCAGATCCGATTTTCCTGAAATGGGTTGCTGGTTAGCGGCTCTTCTGTATAAACCCAGGCATAGCCAAGCCATAGCGTGGTATTTTCAGTTGCCGCATAACCCAGACCAGTCCTAAGAAGTGTTTGGGAGGCACGGCTGCTGTTATCCCCTGCCCGCTCCTGCCCCTCAAGCCAATATTTAAAGGGTTCTAATTTACCCTGTCCAAGTGAGCCCATACCAAGCAGCGTAGACCATGTTTGAAAGTCTTTGAATGTACCTGCTGCCCAGGCAGCCTTGGCACTCACAGAGATGAAAAGGAAACTTCCCAGGAGTATTCTCAAAAACATATGCATATGAATC encodes:
- a CDS encoding carboxymuconolactone decarboxylase family protein, whose protein sequence is MRKEMPEVMAGFSSLAQAATKDGALDKKTKELIAMALAVANHCPGCIGFHSQTLVKLQATREELMETLAMAVYMGGGPSLMYAAEALEAFEEFSA
- a CDS encoding DUF2490 domain-containing protein; its protein translation is MHMFLRILLGSFLFISVSAKAAWAAGTFKDFQTWSTLLGMGSLGQGKLEPFKYWLEGQERAGDNSSRASQTLLRTGLGYAATENTTLWLGYAWVYTEEPLTSNPFQENRIWQQVLWTKKIQELGFTVRSRLEERYLETSENTAYRYRQYFKIVVPLVQTAKLNLASTEEIFWHLNNFNGLNNHGFDQNRFFLGLNYKMTSTLTTEIGHLNQYIRRVNNSNFQSNVLAMNFLLNL